The following proteins are co-located in the Salvelinus fontinalis isolate EN_2023a chromosome 29, ASM2944872v1, whole genome shotgun sequence genome:
- the nme5 gene encoding nucleoside diphosphate kinase homolog 5, giving the protein MNLPLKRLFTSADVMEYETPKNQMPSPRIYVERTLALIKPDAIHQAEEIEDIILRSGFTILQKRKLQLSPEQCSDFYAEQYGKLFFPSLTAFMSSGPIIALALARDQAIAHWKTIIGPVNCTKARETHPECLRAKYGTSDLRNAVHGSDSFSSAEREIKFMFPNSVIEPIPMGEAAKDYLGRFVSPTLLSGLTELCKQKPVDPFTWLADWLVRNNPNKPQIFDGATGEEAA; this is encoded by the exons ATGAACTTGCCTCTGAAAAG ATTGTTTACAAGCGCTGACGTTATGGAATATGAAACTCCAAAGAATCAGATGCCTTCTCCTCGGATTTATGTTGAGAGAACTCTCGCGTTGATCAAACCTGATGCTATACACCAAGCTGAGGAGATTGAGGACATCATTCTCCGATCTGGGTTCACAATTTTGCAG AAACGGAAGCTGCAGCTGAGTCCGGAGCAGTGCAGTGACTTCTATGCTGAGCAGTATGGGAAGCTGTTCTTCCCCAGCCTAACGGCCTTCATGAGCTCTGGACCCATCATCGCCCTGGCTCTGGCCAGAGATCAGGCTATCGCCCATTGGAAGACCATCATAGGACCTGTTAACTGCACCAAGGCCAGGGAGACTCACCCAGAatg TCTGCGAGCCAAGTATGGCACCTCTGACCTGAGGAATGCAGTGCATGGCAGCGACTCGTTCTCCTCAGCCGAGAGAGAGATCAAGTTCATGTTTCCCAACT ctGTGATCGAGCCCATCCCCATGGGAGAGGCAGCCAAAGACTACCTGGGCAGGTTTGTGAGCCCCACGCTGCTCAGCGGACTCACTGAGCTCTGCAAACAGAAGCCTGTCGACCCCTTT ACTTGGCTGGCAGATTGGCTGGTCAGAAATAATCCCAACAAACCTCAAATATTTGATGGGGCAACAGGGGAGGAAGCAGCATAA
- the hnrnpaba gene encoding heterogeneous nuclear ribonucleoprotein A/Ba isoform X1 translates to MSDTEQQFMETSENGHEGEEDFNGAEPADETEAPNEGEAETEACVEDKTALEGEGKGEGEDSQNGASEGEGGQINASKGEEDAGKMFVGGLSWDTSKKDLKDYFSKFGEVTDCTIKMDQQTGRSRGFGFILFKEAAGVDKVLEQKEHRLDGRQIDPKKAMAMKKEPVKKIFVGGLNPDTEKEVIQEYFGTFGEIETIELPQDPKTEKRRGFVFITYKDETPVKKVLEKKFHNVSGSKCEIKIAQPKEVYQQQQYGGRGGGGRGRGRGGQGQNWNQGGGGGYNNYWNQGYGNQGYGYGGQQGYGGYGGYGNYDYSAGYGYGGGYDYNQGNAGYGKTPRRGGHQSSYKPY, encoded by the exons ATGTCAGACACCGAGCAACAGTTTATGGAAACATCCGAAAACGGCCATGAAGGCGAGGAGGACTTTAACGGAGCCGAGCCCGCTGATGAGACCGAAGCCCCGAATGAAGGCGAGGCAGAGACCGAAGCCTGCGTAGAAGATAAAACTGCATTAGAGGGAGAAGGCAAAGGGGAGGGAGAAGATTCACAAAATGGTGCCTCGGAGGGGGAAGGCGGACAGATCAACGCCAGCAAAGGCGAGGAGGACGCGGG GAAAATGTTTGTTGGCGGACTTAGCTGGGACACGAGTAAGAAAGATCTTAAAGATTATTTCTCTAAATTCGGTGAGGTGACAGACTGCACCATAAAGATGGACCAGCAGACAGGCCGGTCAAGAGGCTTTGGCTTTATTCTCTTCAAAGAAGCAGCCGGTGTAGACAAG GTTCTCGAGCAGAAGGAACACAGACTAGATGGGCGACAGATTGACCCCAAGAAGGCCATGGCCATGAAGAAGGAGCCTGTGAAGAAAATCTTTGTAGGTGGTCTCAACCCAGACACAGAAAAGGAAGTTATCCAGGAGTACTTTGGAACTTTTGGAGAG ATCGAGACGATTGAGCTTCCACAGGATCCAAAGACCGAAAAGAGAAGGGGCTTCGTGTTCATTACGTATAAGGATGAAACTCCTGTCAAAAAAGTGCTAGAAAAGAAATTCCATAATGTCAGTGGAAGCAAG TGTGAGATTAAAATAGCCCAGCCTAAAGAGGTGTACCAGCAGCAGCAGTATGGTGGCCGTGGAGGTGGGGGACGAGGAAGGGGTCGTGGAG GTCAGGGCCAGAACTGGAAccaaggtggtggtggtggatacAACAACTACTGGAACCAAGGCTACGGTAACCAGGGCTATGGCTACGGTGGACAGCAAGGCTATGGCGGATACGGAGGCTACGGCAACTACGACTACTCCGCAGGATACGGCTATGGTGGTGGCTACGACTACA ACCAGGGCAATGCAGGCTATGGGAAAACTCCAAGACGTGGAGGCCACCAGAGTAGCTACAAGCCATACTGA
- the hnrnpaba gene encoding heterogeneous nuclear ribonucleoprotein A/Ba isoform X2, translating to MSDTEQQFMETSENGHEGEEDFNGAEPADETEAPNEGEAETEACVEDKTALEGEGKGEGEDSQNGASEGEGGQINASKGEEDAGKMFVGGLSWDTSKKDLKDYFSKFGEVTDCTIKMDQQTGRSRGFGFILFKEAAGVDKVLEQKEHRLDGRQIDPKKAMAMKKEPVKKIFVGGLNPDTEKEVIQEYFGTFGEIETIELPQDPKTEKRRGFVFITYKDETPVKKVLEKKFHNVSGSKCEIKIAQPKEVYQQQQYGGRGGGGRGRGRGGQGQNWNQGGGGGYNNYWNQGYGNQGYGYGGQQGYGGYGGYGNYDYSAGYGYGGGYDYSLK from the exons ATGTCAGACACCGAGCAACAGTTTATGGAAACATCCGAAAACGGCCATGAAGGCGAGGAGGACTTTAACGGAGCCGAGCCCGCTGATGAGACCGAAGCCCCGAATGAAGGCGAGGCAGAGACCGAAGCCTGCGTAGAAGATAAAACTGCATTAGAGGGAGAAGGCAAAGGGGAGGGAGAAGATTCACAAAATGGTGCCTCGGAGGGGGAAGGCGGACAGATCAACGCCAGCAAAGGCGAGGAGGACGCGGG GAAAATGTTTGTTGGCGGACTTAGCTGGGACACGAGTAAGAAAGATCTTAAAGATTATTTCTCTAAATTCGGTGAGGTGACAGACTGCACCATAAAGATGGACCAGCAGACAGGCCGGTCAAGAGGCTTTGGCTTTATTCTCTTCAAAGAAGCAGCCGGTGTAGACAAG GTTCTCGAGCAGAAGGAACACAGACTAGATGGGCGACAGATTGACCCCAAGAAGGCCATGGCCATGAAGAAGGAGCCTGTGAAGAAAATCTTTGTAGGTGGTCTCAACCCAGACACAGAAAAGGAAGTTATCCAGGAGTACTTTGGAACTTTTGGAGAG ATCGAGACGATTGAGCTTCCACAGGATCCAAAGACCGAAAAGAGAAGGGGCTTCGTGTTCATTACGTATAAGGATGAAACTCCTGTCAAAAAAGTGCTAGAAAAGAAATTCCATAATGTCAGTGGAAGCAAG TGTGAGATTAAAATAGCCCAGCCTAAAGAGGTGTACCAGCAGCAGCAGTATGGTGGCCGTGGAGGTGGGGGACGAGGAAGGGGTCGTGGAG GTCAGGGCCAGAACTGGAAccaaggtggtggtggtggatacAACAACTACTGGAACCAAGGCTACGGTAACCAGGGCTATGGCTACGGTGGACAGCAAGGCTATGGCGGATACGGAGGCTACGGCAACTACGACTACTCCGCAGGATACGGCTATGGTGGTGGCTACGACTACA GTCTAAAGTAA